GGGAGGGTTCTGATAACTTCCGAAATTTTTCGTCCTCATGGCAGGCATTTCATTCCACTGCTTGCAGGCGACCTGACAGCCGCGACAGGCAGTGCATTTTGTCGTATCGATCAGTTTTATAAGTTCCATATTTTTCATCGTTCAGCCTCCTATAGCTTCGTAACATTGACCATGAAGGCCTTGTATTCAGGACAGAAGGTATTCGCGTCGCCCACCGTCGGTGTCAGGACGTTACTGCTGTCGCTGCCACCCTTGGGGAACAGCCATCCGTAATTGAAGGGAAGTCCCACCTGATGGACCGTTTTCCCTTCTATTGTAAAGGGCCTGAACCGTTTTGTCACCATGGCGACACATTTTACTTCACCGCGAACAGATGAAACTTTCACTTTCTGGCCGTTTTTAATTCCCCTCTCCCTGGCCAGGATATCCCCGATCTCTACGTACAATTCGGGCTGCATCTCCAGGAGCCAGAGCTGCCACCTCGTAAGGGCCCCCGAGCACCAATGCTCCGTGCAGGAATAGGTTGTGCAGACATAGGGAAATTTCTCATCCGCATTGGCCACCTTGTCCATATCGCTTTTGAATATCTTGATGGCAGGATTGATCAATTGACCCGACATGGGATTCTTGGCAAGCGGTCCCTCCAGTGGTTCATAGTGTTCCGGAAATGGACCTTCCACCATGCCAGGGCCGAAGAGCGCGCCTAGGCCGTCGGCCTTCATGATGAAGGGGTATTTCCCCTTCTCCTTATCCGCCATGGGAGGCCACGGGCCGTCGGGGACGTCCCCCACCCACTTTTCCCCCGTCCATTCCAGGAGTTTTCTCTTGGGATTGTAGGGTTTACCATAAATGTCGCAAGAGGCCCGGTTATAAAGAATGCGCCGGTTGACCGGCCAGGCAAACGCCCAGTTGGGGTACAGACCGAGACCCGTCGGGTCATCCTTCCCCCTCTTCGCCATCTTGTTTTCGCCGTCAGCACTGAAACTGCCACAGTGTACCCAGTTGCCGCTCGATGTCGCTCCATCAAGCTGAAGCATTCCGAAGGTCGGCACGAGTTGCCCTTTCTTGAATTCGGTCTTGGTTTTCTTATCCTTATCCTCGATGATCGTGTCCTTGAGGAAATAGCCGTTTAGCTGCTTGGCAACCTTCAGGGCATCGTATCGGCCCTTGCTGTCCGTATAATCCCACTTAAAATTCAGGATAGCCTCTGCATTGGGACCGCCTTCTTTCGCATAAAGGGCCTTGATCGCCGCCAAGATCTTGATGGTGATCTCTCCCACGGGAATGCCGTCTCCCGGCGCTTCCGCGGCCTTGTACTTCCACTGAATCATGCGGCCGCTGTTGCTCTGGCTTCCTTCTTTTTCCATAGAGGCGGAAGCGGGAAGGAGAAAGACCTCCGTCTTGATCTGCTTGGGATCAACACCGGGTCCTTTCCAGAAGCAGTAGGTCTCGTTATCGAAGATATTTTCACCCACCAGCCAGTCTAACTTTTCCAGGGCTTTTCTGACCTTGTTGGTATTCGGGGAGCTGACAGCCGGGTCTGTGCCCACGGCAAAGAGTCCTTTGATCTTGCCGGCGTACATGGCATCAAATTGATGCATGAGGGAATAATGGACACCGTCGTCGAGCTTGGGCAGCCAGGAATACCCGAAGTCATTTTCCTTTGTCGTCTTATCCCCGAAGTAGGCTTTCAGGAAACTCACGAAAAACTTCGGATAGTTCTGGTAATAATTGGCCGATTGAGGATCCTTCGATTCCGGCGTGCACTTATGAAGATATTTCTCCAGGGTATCCAGAGAAGCTGAAGGCATCTTTAAATAACCCGGTAGGATGTTGTAAAGAATAGCTTGATCTGTGGAACCCTGAACATTGGGCTCACCCCGGAGGGCGTTCACGCCGCCGCCGGCGATTCCCATATTGCCCAGGAGGAGTTGGATGAGCGACATGGTCCTGATAATCTGGCTTCCTGTCGTATGATGGGTCCAACCCAGGGCGTAACATTCCGTTCCGGCCTTGTCCGGAACGCCGGTTGCGCTGTATGCACTATAAACCTTTACCAGATCCTCTTTTGATACGCCGGTGATGCTGGAGACCTTATCCAGGGTGTAACGCGAGTAGTGCTCCTTCATCATATTGAAGACGCAACGGGGATCCTTGAGGGACATGTCTCTTTTCGGCATTCCCTTACCGTCTTTTTCGAGGACCCAGGTGTCCTTATTGTACTTTCGCTTTTCCGCGTCATAGCCGGAGAAGAGACCATCCTTGAATTGATAATCGTTCCCGACAATGAAGGAGGCGTTGGTGTAATTCAGGACATAATCTTTGAACCATTTGTCGTTGGCTATGATATAGTTGATCATGCCGCCCAGGAAGGCAATGTCAGTCCCGGAGCGGAGGGGGACATGGTAATCACAGCGGGCGGAAGTCCTGGTGTAGCGGGGATCGACATGGATAATTGTTGCCCCGTTTTCCTTCGCTCTTAATATCCACTTAAACGCTATGGGGTGGTGCTCCGCCGCGTTGCTCCCCATGATGAGGATGCAGTCGCTGTTCTTCAAATCGATATAGTGGTTCGTCATGGAACCGCGCCCGAACGACTCTCCCAGAGCCGCTACCGATGGGCTGTGTCAGACCCGGGCCTGATGATCGATATAGACAAGGCCGAGGGCGCGCGCCTTGGCGGTCATGAGCCAGCATTCCTCATTATCTACGTTGGAGCTGCCGAGGTGGCCGATGTTTTCGCAACGATTGACCAGTTCACCCTTGGCGTTCTTCGTG
This genomic window from Deltaproteobacteria bacterium contains:
- the fdnG gene encoding formate dehydrogenase-N subunit alpha, translating into MEITRRGFLTLTGAIGSGITLSSLGINLIPTKAYAEELNKMNRIKNAKQVITTCCYCSVGCGLICSVDKTTGKIFNIEGDSEHPINEGSLCAKGAGFFDLTEANKYRLKKVLYRAPMSDKWEEKDWNWAIERIARLVKDTRDKEFVTKNAKGELVNRCENIGHLGSSNVDNEECWLMTAKARALGLVYIDHQARVUHSPSVAALGESFGRGSMTNHYIDLKNSDCILIMGSNAAEHHPIAFKWILRAKENGATIIHVDPRYTRTSARCDYHVPLRSGTDIAFLGGMINYIIANDKWFKDYVLNYTNASFIVGNDYQFKDGLFSGYDAEKRKYNKDTWVLEKDGKGMPKRDMSLKDPRCVFNMMKEHYSRYTLDKVSSITGVSKEDLVKVYSAYSATGVPDKAGTECYALGWTHHTTGSQIIRTMSLIQLLLGNMGIAGGGVNALRGEPNVQGSTDQAILYNILPGYLKMPSASLDTLEKYLHKCTPESKDPQSANYYQNYPKFFVSFLKAYFGDKTTKENDFGYSWLPKLDDGVHYSLMHQFDAMYAGKIKGLFAVGTDPAVSSPNTNKVRKALEKLDWLVGENIFDNETYCFWKGPGVDPKQIKTEVFLLPASASMEKEGSQSNSGRMIQWKYKAAEAPGDGIPVGEITIKILAAIKALYAKEGGPNAEAILNFKWDYTDSKGRYDALKVAKQLNGYFLKDTIIEDKDKKTKTEFKKGQLVPTFGMLQLDGATSSGNWVHCGSFSADGENKMAKRGKDDPTGLGLYPNWAFAWPVNRRILYNRASCDIYGKPYNPKRKLLEWTGEKWVGDVPDGPWPPMADKEKGKYPFIMKADGLGALFGPGMVEGPFPEHYEPLEGPLAKNPMSGQLINPAIKIFKSDMDKVANADEKFPYVCTTYSCTEHWCSGALTRWQLWLLEMQPELYVEIGDILARERGIKNGQKVKVSSVRGEVKCVAMVTKRFRPFTIEGKTVHQVGLPFNYGWLFPKGGSDSSNVLTPTVGDANTFCPEYKAFMVNVTKL